In Paracoccus contaminans, the genomic stretch CCTCGTCGAGCGCCGCGCGGTAGTGGCGCAGGCGGCTGACCCGGCCGAGGGGGGCGGTCTGGACGGCATCGCACCGCTGAAGGAGCGCCACGCCCCGGAAGGCGGCCTCGAACAGCTGTCCGGTCTTGCGGTCCTGCTCGTCCGCGATCGAGGTCATCGCCTGGCCGGGCGCCGGCACGCGGACCAAGAACGGGCTGCACAGCGTCGCCAGCCGCGAATCAATCGCGCGCCGGTGGTCCTCCGCCTCGGCGGCCCAGGCCTCGGGCGCAGCAGCCTCGACAGCGCGCGCGTCACGGTTGATAACGTCGCTCATCTGCGGCAGACTATTCCGCGTTCCGGGCGACCGAAAGACCCAATCTTCCGTCCGGGCTGTGGGGGAATGCATGGCCATCCTGATCTTGCTGCTGACCGTCGCCTTCGCCGCCTCGCCGCTGGCATCGGACGGGTTCAACGGCTTTACCCCGTCGCAATTTCCGGTTGTCCATCAGGAATGGCCGATCCAGCCGGCGGGCTGGGCGTTCGCGATCTGGGGGCTGATCTATCTCGGGCTGATCGCCAGCGCGGGCTTCGGGCTGCTGCGCCGGCCGGCGGCGCCGGACTGGGCAGCGATGCGGCCCGCGCTGGCCGTCAGCCTCGGGGTCGGGACGTTCTGGATCGCGGTCGCGCAGGTCTCGCCGCCGCTGGCGACGGCGATGATCGTCGTCATGCTGGCCGGGGCCCTGGCCGCGCTGCTGCGCGCAGGGCCCGAGGATCGGCTGTGGCTGCGCGCGCCGCTCGGCCTCTATGCCGGGTGGCTGACGGCGGCGACGGGGGTGGCGATCGGCGTGCTGCTGGGCGGCTACGGCGTCCTCGCCCCGACGACGGCGGCGCTGGTCATGCTGCCGGTGGTCCTGATCCTCGCGCTGAGCGTCGCGCGCCGCTGCCCGGACACGCCGACCTATCCCGCAGCCGTCGCCTGGGCGCTGGTCGGCATCGCGGCCGAAGCCATGCGCACCCAGAACTTCTCCGTCGCCGGCATGGCCATCGCGGGCATCGTCCTGCTGGCGATCAACCCGCTGCGCCGGGTGCTGCGTAGCTGAGGACGCGCCGCTCGCCATCGAAGCCCGCAAGGCCGACCACCTCGCCGTCGTCGGAACGGGGGCTGTCGGCAGGACTGGCGCGGCACGGGCTATGACGATCTCCACTTCGTCCACGTCGCCCTGCCCGAGACCCACTTCGACGTTATCGACACGGGCACCCATAGGGCCGCGGCTATGAGATCGTGGTGCAGACTTACACCGGCCGGGCAGCCTTAGGCGCAAGCCTGCTCCGCTCCAGCATCCAGCAACTCCTCGCGGACGCCGGCGCGGGACCGTTTGATGTCGTCGTGGCCGAGGCACTGGACCGGCTGAGCCGCAACCAGGCCGACGTTGCGAGCCTGCACCAGCAGCTGGCTTTTCATGGGGTCACCATCGAGACCCTGAGCGAAGGCCCGATCAACGAACTGCACATCGGCCTGCCCTAGACGATGAACGCCTTGGTCCTCAAGGAGCTTGGCAAGAAGACGCACCGCGGGCTCAAGGGACGCGCCCTGGCGGGTCGGTCGGCCGGCGGAATCAGCTACGGCTACCGCGCCGTGCGCCGGGTCGATGACCGCGGAGAAGCGGTCCGGGGAGAGCGCAGAATAGACGAAGGGGAGGCCCGTGTCGTGGTCCGGATCTTCTCCGACTATGCGCGCGGCATCTCGCTGAGGAAGATCGCGGCGCAGTTGAACGCCGAGCGGGTTCCGGGACCGCGTGGCGGGCAATGGTCCGCGTCGACGATCCATGGCAACCGGGAACGGGGCACCGGCATCCTCAACAACGAACTCTATGTCGGTCGCCTGGTCTGGGACCGGCTCGCCTCTGTGAAGGCCCCCTCGACCGGCAAACGCGTCTCGCGGCTGAAGCCCCAAGAAGACTGGGTTATGACCGAAGTGCCGGCGCTCAGGATCGTTGATCAGGACCTCTGGGACGCGGTGCGCGCCCGTCAGGGGGCAATGAAGAGCAAAGAGACTGACACGCCGGTGTGGGACCGCCGCCGTCCCCGCTACCTGTTCTCCGGGCTGATGCGGTGCGGCTGCTGTGGCAGCGGGTTCTCGAAGATGTCCGCCGACGCGTTCGGCTGCTCCGCCGCACGGAACAAGGGCGCGGCAGTCTGCACAAACCGGCTCGCGATCAAGCGCGACCTGCTGGAATCGAAGGTTCTTGATGCCCTTGCCAACCACCTGATGGACCCGGATCTGGTCCGGCTGTTCTGCGAGGAATACGTCGTCGAGCGCAACCGGCTGGCGACCCAGGCGGACGCAAGCCGTGCAGCTCTCGAGGGCGAACTCGCGCGGGTGAAGAAGGACCACGCCAAGCTGGTGCAGGCGATCCTGGACGGTGTTCCGAGGGATCAGTTGAAGGCAACCATGATCGCGCTCGACGCACGGCGTCAGGACCTCGAGAGGCTTCTCGCGGACCGCCCCTCACAGGAACCGGTGCTGTTTCACCAGGCGATGGCGGGGGTCTATCAGGAGCGGGTTGCGGCCCTCGTTCGAGGCTTTGGGGCATGCCGAAGAGATGGACGCCGCAAAGGAGGCGCTGCGGGCACTCATCGAGCGGATCGTCCTGACGCCGGATGAAGCGTGAGCCCCCCTGACGATCGACGTGCAGGGCGATCTGGCGGGTCTGCTGAGCTTGGCAACCGGCCGGCGCATTTCGTCGGGCAGGGGCCCCAGAAACGGCAAAGCCCCCGGCGTTAGCTAGGGGGCTATTGAGATCACTACTGAATTATTTTTGGTTGCGGGGACAGGATTTGAACCTGTGACCTTCAGGTTATGAGGGCTACCCCTGCGCCCAAGATAATATCGTAATTTCAGCTTGTTAGCCGATTTTCTTGGTCACGACGTCGGCGTCGTGTCGCACGGAACAGCCGCTAATCGTTGGGAGGAAACGGGAATCCTGTCCAGCCTGGCAGCTAGATTGCCTACGTCAAACAGGTTACCGATGTTGTATGCCATATAAAAATGGCGGCACCGAAGTGCCGCCTAGGTTGGTTAAGAAAGATTCCGCCTGCCGGGCCGCTAACGCATGGCGCGACAGACCACCTCCGCCTTCAGGTTACTTCGGCAAGCTGCGCCAATGGGCGCAGACATGCTCGATGCAACCGAACCGGCGGCGCGTATAACGCCTGATCCAGATATGCCCGATCATGCCCTTCTCCTTTCTAGGGAAGAGGGTTTCGCTTGATGCGGGCCGGGGTTTGTGGAATACTCTGTTTGCGAGACAGGAGGATTTCCACGGGTCACGGCCCGCGCTGATTTCCGCCTACTATGGGAAGCCAGGCCTTTGGTCTGGCTTTTCCCGTTTAAGGTCCCCCGCGTCGGGCGGTTGTCAACGCGACGGACCCCGGTGTCTTCTCATCGTCACCTCTGAGGCATCTTGGCGGGATTGCCCGCACACGCAGTCATATCGCAGACGTAGGCCACGCGCAAGCGCTGGCTTACGAAAATCCCATGTGTAGGCGCGGGGCGTTAGGAGCGTTGTTTCGCCGCCCAGATCGTGCTACATCCGCACCTACAAGAGGAAGATCGCCATGAACGCCATCGAAAAACTCCAGTCTGAGCGTCAACGGGTAGTAGCGCGCCTGGCTGAGATTGACAGGATCTTGGGCCAATATGAAGAGCTACAGCGTATCGCTGAGAGCTACCTCTCCTCTGGCGCTCCGCATACAGCACACACTGGAACGGTTACTGATTCGGTGAAAACGCAGGAGGAGGCGCAGCATGAGCCTAGCGTCACCGAGCCCAATTTGCCTCGCGTAAAGAGTCCCAAGACGCCGATGGTCGAATTTGAGCGTGTCGTAACTGAGCTGCTTTCCGAAGCCGAAGTGCCGTTGGATC encodes the following:
- a CDS encoding tryptophan-rich sensory protein, which encodes MAILILLLTVAFAASPLASDGFNGFTPSQFPVVHQEWPIQPAGWAFAIWGLIYLGLIASAGFGLLRRPAAPDWAAMRPALAVSLGVGTFWIAVAQVSPPLATAMIVVMLAGALAALLRAGPEDRLWLRAPLGLYAGWLTAATGVAIGVLLGGYGVLAPTTAALVMLPVVLILALSVARRCPDTPTYPAAVAWALVGIAAEAMRTQNFSVAGMAIAGIVLLAINPLRRVLRS
- a CDS encoding recombinase family protein; amino-acid sequence: MQTYTGRAALGASLLRSSIQQLLADAGAGPFDVVVAEALDRLSRNQADVASLHQQLAFHGVTIETLSEGPINELHIGLP
- a CDS encoding recombinase family protein encodes the protein MNALVLKELGKKTHRGLKGRALAGRSAGGISYGYRAVRRVDDRGEAVRGERRIDEGEARVVVRIFSDYARGISLRKIAAQLNAERVPGPRGGQWSASTIHGNRERGTGILNNELYVGRLVWDRLASVKAPSTGKRVSRLKPQEDWVMTEVPALRIVDQDLWDAVRARQGAMKSKETDTPVWDRRRPRYLFSGLMRCGCCGSGFSKMSADAFGCSAARNKGAAVCTNRLAIKRDLLESKVLDALANHLMDPDLVRLFCEEYVVERNRLATQADASRAALEGELARVKKDHAKLVQAILDGVPRDQLKATMIALDARRQDLERLLADRPSQEPVLFHQAMAGVYQERVAALVRGFGACRRDGRRKGGAAGTHRADRPDAG